One window of Entelurus aequoreus isolate RoL-2023_Sb linkage group LG06, RoL_Eaeq_v1.1, whole genome shotgun sequence genomic DNA carries:
- the got1l1 gene encoding putative aspartate aminotransferase, cytoplasmic 2, which translates to MWASNNAEVSPESQSLLRAFNDDTHAGKVYLAGSEYFGEDGQTFKLRLVGKIKQQLRSDPTLRPEAQCLFAQAEFCRRATEAALGRNSKAVLENRVLSVHTPDFSGAVRLGAELLRHWFDVGNAWDGPVYLPSPCNESLASNLRAAGLHHIHHYYYWDDERRGVCLEKLLADLQEAPERSVVILPAGGHHPTGAALSHNQWVIIAQLILRRGLHPFILLPTQALCFGDLEQDAWPVWHFAAQGMELMCAQSFSHCFGLYGEAVGHLLCVLKHKSVLSALQSQADKLSQSLWGRLSTGGARVVTTILSNPAHLVEWQGEVNHMVKRSMLIRLLLREKLRLLGSPGWDHVTKLSGLYCCLGLNGHHVDFLSNSRHVYVLPGGCINVSAINGRNLDYIAESIHAASTSL; encoded by the exons AGTATTTTGGGGAAGACGGACAGACATTTAAATTGCGTCTCGTTGGGAAAATAAAGCAGCAGTTAAGGAGCGATCCCACCTTGCGTCCAGAGGCTCAATGTCTGTTTGCTCAAGCAGagttctgcaggcgagctacagAAGCAGCTTTGGGCCGCAACTCCAAGGCTGTTTTGGAGAACAGG GTGTTAAGTGTGCATACTCCTGATTTTTCCGGTGCTGTTCGTCTGGGTGCGGAACTTTTGAGACACTGGTTTGATGTCGGCAACGCTTGGGATGGACCAGTCTACCTGCCTTCTCCTTGTAATG AGTCGCTGGCTTCTAACTTGCGAGCTGCAGGCCTTCACCACATCCATCACTATTATTACTGGGATGATGAGCGGCGAGGTGTTTGTTTGGAGAAGCTTCTCGCGGATCTACAAGAGGCTCCTGAGCGAAGTGTTGTTATTTTGCCAGCTGGTGGACACCACCCCACCGGAGCAGCCCTCTCTCACAATCAATGGGTCATCATTGCACAGTTAATCTTG AGGCGTGGGCTGCACCCCTTCATCTTGCTGCCAACACAGGCTCTTTGCTTTGGAGATTTAGAACAGGATGCGTGGCCTGTGTGGCACTTTGCAGCACAGGGCATGGAGCTGATGTGCGCTCAGTCCTTCTCACACTGCTTTGGGCTCTATG GTGAGGCTGTCGGTcacctattgtgtgtgttgaAGCACAAGTCTGTCCTGTCTGCTCTTCAGTCGCAAGCGGACAAATTGTCCCAGTCTCTGTGGGGCCGGCTGTCTACAGGTGGAGCGCGTGTGGTCACCACCATACTCAGTAACCCGGCTCATCTTGTAGAATG GCAGGGAGAAGTCAATCACATGGTGAAAAGAAGCATGCTCATCAGACTACTCTTGAGAGAAAAACTCCGACTTCTGGGCTCTCCAGGCTGGGAccatgtgaccaaactaagtggACTCTACTGTTGCCTGGGCCTGAATG GCCATCACGTGGATTTTCTGTCAAACAGCAGGCATGTTTACGTGCTCCCCGGCGGTTGTATAAATGTGAGCGCAATCAACGGCCGTAACTTGGATTACATCGCAGAGTCCATCCACGCGGCGAGCACTTCACTCTGA